The following proteins are encoded in a genomic region of Rhinolophus ferrumequinum isolate MPI-CBG mRhiFer1 chromosome 17, mRhiFer1_v1.p, whole genome shotgun sequence:
- the LOC117037109 gene encoding uncharacterized protein LOC117037109 — protein MAAKWGKGTQGMERDYGSNQEGGGPDPSDPQGHPSARSQKLGGGLSGSQGPWINSESGYFRQGLSLSSKAITDGACGPASQARSPESIHQPFQDAAEVSSQCGYELASQDALRLASTSLIPSPIVGAQVHLVMENGTMALPLCTSNDSTSDVAQHGLCCSQFQIQVAREDKTPAKVLVGWGKGPCSPDQIVPLGIMKSRWLPCCLSVEDRSAAAQDQGQGKCLCSAQAPPTPTKAKPPALDATPMPAAVEPYSCSPDHMTDSTAIPKGLSQNNLLRKRGNQRAIPSESSKVVTSCQDKVNFCSQEKPPTPPPTPQESPDYAQELEVSRRQVLPKQPENPAEKSLVYTCRPGSPTPVSRTPGTPKSARNSQDIYRSQPDQQTLNVGNNSCSSVPLSAYQVTGHKQSPVPSPREAMQIPSSSAPTCQLQDSVEDHVLVFDMATGNTTLGLLCHDPMGSRAVLVGFMPSHPSIYASENMLSTRPLAMPILSPDNARSSFWPTLPMLASPVPSSLSSGSYREVALVPKEARLNLESRDSPSTETPVRVGMLPGPVPLGMPLQFDEKILSHVHDPGSSKSDADNNESGHTIWMLDASGMQDTPMIQAKKLQWVNSEQTPEPAPSTKPQEMPRSLLQEDTASHNQKEVITAHPENTWAEATGQALLGVWPPQAEWHPLTGQPPPTGQPPFSEQRPFPRKTHFSGQIPLAEQHPSTKQPPLSDQPPLTGTPLARQLSLTGQSPFFQEPPISKEPILSRDPPTTREPGQASILCQESESLGLPTHVGVLQVPQIPEKICVYVSKEKVGTSAAPSSSTHWLSSWQHDSSHRAQEQQLSPVTFTTPGTGCKVLPMAMVGTEAQGPQSKLTAEDITDSATVTHLGLLRGACYELVSTLDALPEQSPVLRRHSLGSYQDMAAVVIDTGTGFTKCGLAGEDHGFSVVPSCIQLLQQPVQGQPRYAVPENREGSYSVLNRGVVSDWDALEMLWQHLFYCRLGMQPEQLAVLVADSPVSPSTNREKVAEILFERFHVPAMQTVHQALLALYAYGRTTGLVLGSGYGTSYVAPILSGDLAPRDIYRLDVAGADLTEYLAQLLLAGGHSLPNAGLVNQIKEACCYVAMDVTAEMARTQGQAGVDFVLPDKQVITLGSECFCCPEALFQPNLLGLNRPGLAQLALLSISQLEAKQQEQLLANVVLDGGSTLVRGFPERLRQELGPRATVLDLPHRVAAAWIGGSIMASQDSFQSLWLSRREYEEEGPWAIYKYHL, from the coding sequence ATGGCAGCGAAGTGGGGGAAGGGCACCCAGGGCATGGAACGGGACTATGGAAGTAACCAAGAAGGTGGGGGCCCTGATCCATCAGACCCCCAGGGCCACCCCTCAGCCAGAAGCCAGAAACTGGGGGGTGGCCTCAGCGGGTCCCAGGGACCATGGATAAACTCAGAGTCTGGATACTTCAGGCAGGGGTTGTCATTATCTAGCAAGGCCATCACTGATGGGGCCTGTGGCCCAGCCTCCCAGGCCCGCAGCCCTGAGTCCATTCACCAGCCATTCCAGGACGCTGCGGAGGTTAGCTCCCAGTGTGGCTATGAGCTGGCCTCCCAGGATGCCCTGAGACTCGCCTCCACTAGCCTGATTCCAAGCCCCATCGTGGGAGCCCAAGTGCATCTTGTCATGGAGAATGGGACCATGGCCTTACCCTTGTGCACGAGCAATGACAGCACCAGTGATGTGGCCCAGCATGGACTCTGCTGCTCCCAATTTCAGATTCAGGTTGCGAGGGAGGACAAGACTCCAGCAAAAGTCCTGGTAGGCTGGGGCAAGGGCCCCTGCAGCCCCGACCAGATAGTCCCCTTGGGTATTATGAAGAGCCGGTGGCTACCCTGTTGCCTTTCAGTGGAGGATCGCTCAGCGGCAGCCCAAGATCAGGGCCAGGGCAAGTGCCTATGTTCAGCTCAGGCTCCTCCAACTCCAACGAAGGCAAAGCCTCCAGCTCTGGATGCAACCCCAATGCCAGCAGCAGTTGAACCTTACAGTTGCAGCCCTGACCACATGACCGACAGCACTGCTATCCCCAAGGGCTTGTCCCAAAACAACCTGCTCAGGAAGCGTGGCAACCAACGGGCAATCCCCTCGGAGTCTTCCAAAGTGGTCACATCCTGCCAAGACAAAGTGAATTTCTGTTCTCAGGAGAAacctcccaccccaccacccacTCCACAAGAGTCCCCAGACTATGCCCAGGAGCTCGAGGTTTCCAGAAGGCAGGTGTTACCCAAGCAGCCCGAGAACCCAGCAGAGAAGTCCCTGGTCTATACCTGTAGGCCAGGCAGCCCCACACCAGTCTCAAGAACCCCAGGCACTCCCAAGTCCGCGAGGAATAGCCAGGACATCTACAGGTCTCAGCCAGACCAGCAGACCCTGAATGTTGGTAACAACTCCTGCTCTAGTGTGCCACTCTCTGCCTACCAAGTAACTGGCCACAAGCAGTCTCCAGTCCCGTCTCCCAGGGAAGCCATGCAGATCCCCTCCTCCAGTGCCCCTACTTGCCAGCTCCAGGACTCTGTGGAAGACCATGTGCTAGTGTTTGATATGGCCACAGGCAACACCACGCTGGGGCTGCTGTGCCATGACCCCATGGGCTCACGGGCAGTGCTGGTGGGCTTCATGCCCAGCCACCCATCCATCTATGCTTCTGAAAATATGCTGTCCACCCGGCCATTGGCTATGCCCATCCTCTCCCCTGATAACGCTCGCTCCAGCTTCTGGCCAACCTTGCCCATGCTGGCCAGCCCTGTGCCCTCCAGCCTCTCATCTGGCAGCTATCGAGAGGTGGCCCTGGTGCCCAAGGAGGCCAGGCTTAACCTGGAGTCCCGGGACTCCCCTAGTACTGAGACACCCGTCAGGGTGGGGATGCTCCCTGGGCCTGTTCCATTGGGGATGCCACTCCAATTTGATGAGAAGATACTGAGCCATGTCCATGATCCTGGCTCGTCCAAATCTGATGCTGACAACAATGAATCTGGTCACACCATCTGGATGCTGGATGCCTCTGGGATGCAGGACACTCCGATGATCCAGGCCAAGAAACTGCAGTGGGTGAACTCAGAGCAGACTCCAGAGCCTGCTCCTTCAACCAAACCCCAGGAGATGCCCAGATCCCTGCTCCAGGAGGATACAGCCAGCCACAACCAGAAAGAGGTCATTACTGCTCATCCTGAAAATACTTGGGCTGAAGCGACTGGGCAGGCCCTCCTTGGTGTTTGGCCCCCACAAGCTGAGTGGCATCCCCTCACTGGACAGCCGCCTCCAACCGGTCAGCCTCCCTTTTCTGAGCAGCGCCCTTTCCCCAGGAAAACCCACTTTTCTGGACAGATTCCCCTAGCTGAGCAGCATCCTTCCACCAAGCAGCCCCCCCTTTCTGATCAGCCCCCTCTCACTGGAACACCTCTTGCCAGGCAGCTTTCTCTCACTGGGCAGTCTCCCTTTTTCCAAGAACCCCCCATCTCCAAAGAGCCAATCCTCTCAAGAGACCCCCCTACCACCAGGGAGCCTGGCCAAGCTTCCATCCTGTGCCAGGAAAGTGAGTCCTTGGGTCTGCCCACCCATGTGGGGGTACTTCAGGTGCCCCAGATCCCTGAGAAAATCTGTGTCTATGTGAGCAAAGAAAAGGTGGGTACCAGTGCCGCTCCAAGCTCCAGCACACATTGGCTCTCATCCTGGCAACATGACAGCTCTCACAGGGCCCAGGAGCAGCAGCTCTCCCCAGTTACATTCACCACACCTGGCACTGGCTGCAAGGTCTTGCCCATGGCCATGGTGGGCACTGAGGCGCAGGGTCCCCAGTCTAAGCTGACAGCTGAAGACATTACAGACTCGGCCACGGTCACACACCTTGGCCTGCTTCGCGGGGCCTGCTATGAGCTGGTGTCCACCCTGGATGCTCTGCCGGAACAGTCCCCAGTGCTTCGCCGCCACTCACTGGGCTCCTACCAGGACATGGCAGCCGTGGTAATTGACACAGGCACAGGTTTCACCAAATGTGGACTGGCTGGAGAGGACCATGGCTTCAGTGTGGTGCCCTCATGCATCCAGCTGCTGCAGCAGCCAGTCCAGGGCCAGCCCAGGTATGCGGTGCCTGAGAACCGAGAGGGCTCCTACTCAGTGCTGAATCGAGGCGTGGTCTCTGACTGGGACGCACTGGAGATGCTGTGGCAGCACCTGTTCTACTGCAGGCTAGGCATGCAGCCTGAACAGCTGGCAGTACTTGTGGCCGACTCACCCGTCTCCCCGAGCACCAACCGAGAAAAGGTGGCCGAAATACTCTTTGAGCGTTTCCATGTGCCAGCCATGCAGACAGTGCACCAGGCCCTGCTGGCGCTCTATGCTTATGGGCGAACCACTGGGCTGGTGCTGGGCAGTGGCTATGGCACCTCCTATGTGGCACCCATCCTCAGTGGGGATCTGGCCCCACGTGACATCTACCGGCTGGATGTGGCTGGTGCTGACCTCACTGAATACCTGGCTCAGCTACTGCTGGCAGGTGGGCACTCACTGCCCAATGCAGGGCTGGTCAACCAGATTAAAGAGGCCTGCTGCTACGTGGCCATGGATGTGACAGCTGAGATGGCCCGCACCCAGGGTCAGGCCGGGGTGGACTTCGTGCTTCCAGACAAGCAGGTCATCACGCTGGGCTCCGAGTGTTTCTGCTGCCCTGAGGCCCTCTTCCAGCCCAATCTGCTAGGCCTCAACCGGCCAGGCCTCGCACAACTAGCCCTCCTAAGCATCAGCCAGCTGGAGGCCAAGCAGCAGGAGCAGCTGCTGGCCAATGTGGTACTAGACGGTGGCAGCACCCTGGTAAGAGGCTTTCCTGAGCGCCTGAGACAGGAGCTGGGCCCCCGTGCCACTGTGCTGGACTTGCCCCACCGTGTTGCTGCCGCTTGGATTGGAGGCTCCATCATGGCGTCCCAGGACTCCTTCCAGAGCCTGTGGCTCAGCCGCCGTGAGTATGAGGAGGAGGGCCCATGGGCCATCTACAAGTACCATCTGTGA